A DNA window from Arachis duranensis cultivar V14167 chromosome 3, aradu.V14167.gnm2.J7QH, whole genome shotgun sequence contains the following coding sequences:
- the LOC107479930 gene encoding short-chain dehydrogenase TIC 32, chloroplastic isoform X2, translating to MWFLGWKGESGFSASSTAEQVTQGIDGHGLTAIVTGATSGLGLETTRVFALRGVHVVMAVRSVESGTKVKETILKEIPSAKIDVMELDLCSMASVRKFASDYISSGRPLNILINNAGVMATPFQLSQDNIEMQFATNHLSHFLLTNLLLETMKRTVRECKREGRIVILSSEAHRLPYQEGIRFDKINDESVYNSYYAYGQSKLANILHAKELTRRFKEEGVEITANALHPGSIITNILRYHGYINGSCHSMLCSIASTS from the exons ATGTGGTTTCTTGGTTGGAAAGGAGAATCTGGCTTCTCAGCCTCCTCCACAGCGGAGCAAGTCACTCAAGGCATTGATGGACACGGCCTCACCGCCATCGTCACCG GGGCTACAAGTGGCCTTGGTTTGGAGACGACGCGAGTTTTTGCACTGCGCGGTGTCCATGTTGTTATGGCTGTAAGGAGTGTTGAATCTGGCACCAAGGTCAAAGAAACAATATTGAAGGAAATTCCCTCAGCTAAAATTGATGTCATGGAATTAGATCTTTGCTCTATGGCATCTGTTAGGAAGTTTGCATCAGATTATATTTCATCTGGACGTCCACTCAATATCCTAAT TAACAATGCAGGGGTGATGGCAACTCCATTCCAGCTTTCTCAAGACAACATTGAGATGCAGTTTGCAACGAATCATTTGA GTCATTTTCTCTTGACAAACCTTTTATTAGAAACTATGAAAAGAACTGTACGTGAATGCAAACGGGAGGGAAGGATAGTCATTCTATCTTCGGAAGCACACAGACTTCCATATCAAGAAGGAATTCGTTTTGATAAGATCAATGATGAATCAGT GTACAACAGTTATTATGCTTATGGACAATCAAAGCTTGCTAATATTTTGCATGCCAAAGAACTTACGAGGCGCTTTAAG GAAGAAGGAGTTGAAATAACCGCTAACGCACTTCATCCAGGATCAATTATTACAAATATTCTGCGTTACCATGGTTACATTAATG GGAGCTGCCACTCAATGTTATGTAGCATTGCATCCACAAGTTAA
- the LOC107479930 gene encoding short-chain dehydrogenase TIC 32, chloroplastic isoform X1, whose translation MWFLGWKGESGFSASSTAEQVTQGIDGHGLTAIVTGATSGLGLETTRVFALRGVHVVMAVRSVESGTKVKETILKEIPSAKIDVMELDLCSMASVRKFASDYISSGRPLNILINNAGVMATPFQLSQDNIEMQFATNHLSHFLLTNLLLETMKRTVRECKREGRIVILSSEAHRLPYQEGIRFDKINDESVYNSYYAYGQSKLANILHAKELTRRFKEEGVEITANALHPGSIITNILRYHGYINAVANMVGKYLLKNVQQGAATQCYVALHPQVKGISGEYFMDSNKATPTHLANDSELAKKLWEFSVSLTNQK comes from the exons ATGTGGTTTCTTGGTTGGAAAGGAGAATCTGGCTTCTCAGCCTCCTCCACAGCGGAGCAAGTCACTCAAGGCATTGATGGACACGGCCTCACCGCCATCGTCACCG GGGCTACAAGTGGCCTTGGTTTGGAGACGACGCGAGTTTTTGCACTGCGCGGTGTCCATGTTGTTATGGCTGTAAGGAGTGTTGAATCTGGCACCAAGGTCAAAGAAACAATATTGAAGGAAATTCCCTCAGCTAAAATTGATGTCATGGAATTAGATCTTTGCTCTATGGCATCTGTTAGGAAGTTTGCATCAGATTATATTTCATCTGGACGTCCACTCAATATCCTAAT TAACAATGCAGGGGTGATGGCAACTCCATTCCAGCTTTCTCAAGACAACATTGAGATGCAGTTTGCAACGAATCATTTGA GTCATTTTCTCTTGACAAACCTTTTATTAGAAACTATGAAAAGAACTGTACGTGAATGCAAACGGGAGGGAAGGATAGTCATTCTATCTTCGGAAGCACACAGACTTCCATATCAAGAAGGAATTCGTTTTGATAAGATCAATGATGAATCAGT GTACAACAGTTATTATGCTTATGGACAATCAAAGCTTGCTAATATTTTGCATGCCAAAGAACTTACGAGGCGCTTTAAG GAAGAAGGAGTTGAAATAACCGCTAACGCACTTCATCCAGGATCAATTATTACAAATATTCTGCGTTACCATGGTTACATTAATG CTGTTGCTAATATGGTGGGTAAATACTTACTTAAAAATGTGCAACAG GGAGCTGCCACTCAATGTTATGTAGCATTGCATCCACAAGTTAAGGGAATATCTGGTGAGTACTTTATGGACAGCAATAAGGCAACGCCAACCCATCTGGCTAATGATTCAGAGCTGGCTAAAAAACTATGGGAGTTCAGCGTAAGCCTAACTAATCAAAAGTAG